ATTAGATGGGGCTCGCACATGTTCTGCAGTACCCCCCGTGAATACTCCTCCGGTATGAAAAGTTCTTAATGTTAATTGAGTACCCGGTTCTCCAATCGATTGACCTGCAATAATACCTACAGCTTCCCCCAATTCAACCAGGTCGCCATGAGTAGGACTCCGGCCATAACATAATCGACAAATCCAAGATGTACTCCTACAAGTAAAGGGAGTTCGAATAGAGATTGGTTGTGCCCGAAAGGTTATGAATCGATTTACAAGTCCAATGCCAATGTCTTGATTTCTAGTGGCAATACATCGTGGACCCATGTATATATCATCTGCTAATACACGACCAATTAATGTTTGGATAAAAAACCTTTCCGGCATCATCCCATTCCGAGGACTCACAGAAATACCCCGGGCGGTGCCACAATCCGTTCGACGTACAACAATGTGTTGAACTACTTCAACAATTTTTTACATTGttctatatttaaaaataatttaacttttaaattttttttaattcttaaTGACATGATTTTACGGTCACATAATATCATGATATGCCTAAAATCACAAGCTCGAAAAtagttttttcttaaattttatcTCCAGTCAATAGATTAACATAAAATAAAAAGCAAAATGTAAAATTGGTCACTCGACGAAacttattgttatatatatatatatatatatatatatatatatatatatatatatatatatatatatgtatgtatgtatgtatagcCTGTCCGGCCAACCTGGAAATATGGGGTGTTTGGCCAAAatagaaaagtacttttgagcaggagcagaagcagtttttctgCTTTTGGAAAAAAGCTACAAATTTTACCTTCTTCCAAGATGCAGAAAATCAATGCTTTCAAGATAAAAATATCCTTACCATAAAATTATATTTCCTAAATTATCCCTTATTAATTTAacctttacttttttttattatttatctcTACCATCTTTTCTTCTTGTGTCTATTTTTAccgtatttttatttttcttctcttattcCTATTTGAAATTCTCTCTTTAATATAAATAGatctctttttttctcttttgttgtttcttcttttcttcatctcctattacTATTTGAAATAACAAGGCGAATCATAAGATTCAAGCACTTTCTTCATAAggtataattttttttcttttatagttTACCAATATTATATGATCTCCCGTTATAGTTTAtttgtacttttttttttttgcgtaaATGCATATAATATAATTGACATAATGCAATACTGACTAGTTTGTTATTTTCTCATGAATTAAAAGTGTTTTTCATACAAGTAACTTGTAAGCATATATGTTCCTACCAATATTATTGCATTTATATTCTTATATCTTATATTGATTAAAATCCATAATTTATATTCTaattacataaaaataaaaattagttaaattattttataataaacaTTTAAAATTTCTCTTTTTAAATAATGCTAATTGTAAACAAACTTTTACTGTCCTTTATAGTAATTTGAcattcaaaagtactttttaaaaagattggccaaacacaaTTTGCTTATCAAATTTTGAGAAAAGTACTTCTCAAACAAATTGCCCAAACACAAACTGCTaattttcaaaagtacttttttgaaaagcacttttgaataaaagtacttttcaaaataaataatttttggtAGCTTGGTCAAACAGGCTCTAAATGTAATTTTCTCAAAAGtgattttcaaaaaaatacttttggagagaaactacttttttctgcttctccaaaattGCTTTTGCTTTTCCTCCaaagcactttttttcctttcaaaagcttggccaaacatcttaattttagaaaaaaaaataattttgaccaaaaaaaagtatttttgcctaaaaaaaaaaaagaagcttagCCAAACAAGTTATTAGTTTTATTAGGTGAAGTATTAACTGCTTCTAGAGATCATCGAACAAAATTTTGTATTCCCACTCATCTCCATGTGCTTAGGGGAAGGTGATCATGGTGGGTCATAATAATTAAGCATTTTATCTGaagtaaaaaatataaaatataatggATTAGTAGAAATAAACAATGAAGCATTGCCTGAAGAGTTTATTATATGTCGTTTGAATCGGCAGTTACAGAATGCAGGGGCGGAGCTAGCTCTTCGTGTATGGGTTCGGCTGAATTCAACAACTTTGATCCAAACTCTGTATTTGTCTTACGAAATTCATTGAATacgtataaattattaatttagaacccaataatTTAAAATCTTAGCTCCGCCTCTGCATTGATGCAAGCGGTGTCGGAAAACTTTTGACTCCAGCACAACACAATATGTGCTGGAGTGTTCGACTTGTTCCTTGTTTTAGCTAAGAATATTTTTGTCTATATATTATTTATACATTAAAAGTAATTATTTCTTAATTACATTCTAAATGGTGAAGtgtcctccacttccaaccaagaggttgtgagtttgagtcaccccaagagcaaggtgaggagttcttggagggaaggatgccgagggtcatttggaaacagcctctctaccccagggtaggggtaaggtctgcgtacacactaccctccccagactccactagtggaattatactgggttgttgttgttgttgtattctaaATGGTGACTAAATATTAATAAGCGGTCCGAAAAATAACCATACAAACTAATTTTTTACCTTAAAATGAGCTAGAGTTTTTCTACGAAATATATACAAGTCCCGTCAAAATATACAACATATACAATTTTTttgttgtataaaattcagtcaAAAAATACAACTTCCATACAACAACTTAATATGTAACTTTTTGCACATCAAGGTTCAATAGAGGCCAAGGTATTGTTTAACTCCAAAAAAGAAAATCTAGTCAAAACATACAACTTACATACAATTTGCATATAACTTATTTATGTCTTCCTCCTCGAGTTTCAATCAGAAATTCCAACCAAAATCTGCTCTAATTTTGATCAAACTTCTTCAAAATTGATAGTATATAAACTCTAAATGATATTCCTAATTGTTTACAATAACAATCAAAATTGATAGTATTTGTCCTCTGATACAGTTATCATTGGCTTTTGGTAAAGATACTGGTAGCTTTTGTCTAACTGCAACTTTCACTAGTATCGGGCTAGCCTAATATCTGTAAAAGTGCTCTTCTTTTACCCTTTCTCTTAACTCTTGTAAAAAAATAACtgcttctttttttgttttccaTATCCTCCAAGGTAATCCGAAATAGTATTACAAGGCAGATTAAAAGAAAACTTTACTTTATGCATTACTaaataaggtgtgttaaaaaAATACGATAACAAATAAGGTACAAATAACTGAAAACTTTATTACAAAAACACGGCCAACTAGTGGGTCCGCTTAGAAAATAAGGTCAAAATGAGCAAATTTCCATATATATAAAATTAGATCATACATAAAGCTCCCTTAGGAATACAATCATTATATTAAACCACATTTCCTCTCTACCAAAAAATTTAAATAACATATAATATTATTTTCGTAATACTATAGTGGTGAGCACAAAGAGGTTGTAAGTTCGAGTAACcacaagagcaaggtggagagttcttggagggagggagccgggagtctattggaaacagtctctctaccccaggttaggggataaggtctgcgtacatactaccctccccagaccccactagtgggattatactgggttgctgttgttgttgttattattttcgTAATTAACTTACTTTCACAATATCAGCAACTGAATATGTGGAGGTACTTCACCTTCAAGCTGGAGCTTAGCGAAATTTCTTGCAATTTCATCTGGTGCCACCCTGTGACGATGGACATTCTGACTACAAGGATCAACGATGATTTTCTCGAGCAGCATAGCATTTTCCAGAAAATACCTAACGAGTTCAACTTCACTAGTACGGCCATAATATCCAGACAATCTGAGCACTTTGAGGTGATGGAGTGGACATCTTACAGCCTTCCTACACTCTCTTTCTGACCTCAAGGGGAGGACCCATAATAACTGCATGCCATATAAGAAAATTAAACCACGGAAAGAAATGTCTAACGTGCTGGAAAAGAAATAATCGTCGAATTAGATGTTTACTACTTCATATCAAATTGAAAGTTCTATTAAAGGATCCTATCAAATAGGCTGCAGAACGGATAAAACTGATTACTTGGTTAATCCCATACCAGGTTCATATGCATTGAAAACTTGAGATGGCATTGGAATCCACTGGGAACTTTCAAAATTGAAATAGGTTTACCAAAGAAATAGCCGAAGACAGTGAAAGTACCCATGAACAAAAAAGGGTTCTATTAAATTTTTACTATACTTTTTCTACTTCACCATTTTACTAAATAAAAAAGGGTCAACTTCCCTCTTCAAAGAGACAGCACCTATTAAGTAACACACATTCAGGTCCAGATTGTCATAACCTATTTTATTCAAGCTTGACGTGTGATGTAACTCAATCACAGTATACAAGCAAAATCAGCACTAATTTCTTGAACCAAAACTCGAAATGATCAAATCAGACTTGACACTTACCTTCAACTCAAATTCCTTCAACTGTGGAGCAGCCCCTATGACATGTGTGCAACCTAAGACACTCATGTCTTCCTTTGCTAAAACTTCTACGACAAATTTCTTGAGCTTGGTGAGTTCAGGAAACTTGTAATGCTCCAAGTACTCCTGGGAAATATTTAAAACACACCAGTTAGTACAAGCAAAGTAAAGGTATATTGACATTTCAAATTTTTGTACACTGACCAATCCCCCATAAGCATGTATTTTAAGGACCTCCAGCTGAGAGAGTATGCAGGAACCCCAAGGCGCTATGGTATCCAAAATATGCTGGAACGGGTGACCCCCAACGTCTACCTCAATCAGCATTGGAACATTTGAAAGCAATAATTTGTGGGCTGATGAAGTCCTAAGTGTTACGATGTTTGTATCACAAATTTTAAGTGATTTTAAATCAAGGCAGAACCATATCTCCAAGTGTTTCAACTTGAGGGAAGGACCAACAACTTCCAAATTAACCAGCGTTTCAGATCCATGAACTACCATTTCTTCAACAAATGGACAATTGTGCAGGAAGAACTCAAGAACTTCACCTGTCACATGTACTGACTTAAATAACAGTACCTTTACAGACTTAAAATTATGCCAAAGAGGTGGCAACTTGTGGACATTGTTTGACTGAGGCTGACCAGCATAATGATTGAGACCAAGGAGCTGCGCTGGAAACGTATAGCAATAATCTGAAGCTTGAATTCTCTCCCCACCTTCTAACAAGTCTAACTCTAGCCTTTGAACTTGCCTAGCAAAGGCAAACTCAAGCCACTTGTCAATCTCATGCTGGGCAAGTTCGTTTAAGTCAAAACGAACACGAAATTGGTCTAATCTTTGAGCTTTACACATTCGCAAAGTACGGTTGACCCATCTCACATACTTCTTCATGTACCTTTTCTGAAGCTTTTGATCCACTGCTACTTCATCCAATTGTTTGGTAGCATCAAAATCAAGCCGAGGAACAAATCTCCACAAGGGTAACCACCGCTTGGAGAGGACACTGGTGTCTGCTGCTTCCTTAACGCTAAGGAAAGACAGTATATGTACCAGAATATCATCAGGCAACTGACTAATGCGATCCTTTGCAATGCAAGCTCGTCTTGAACActagaaaaatagaaaagaaaagcagTTTCATCAAACCAATCAATGAGAAAAGAATAGTAGCACAAATCTTGTAGTAGGATTTACCTTCTTTAGAGCAAAATTATTGGAAAGCTGCAGTCTTTTCGCCATGAGAGTCTCCTGCAGCACAACAATTAACGGAATGAGATAAaagtttatatttttctttcttcttccaaCCACCAGAGTCAATCACTACTCTCAAAACAAAATAGGCGGGGAAAAAAGGAGTCTTGATTACAGAAATTTGGATTACAAGTACAAATAGGTGGGGGAAAAGAGGAGTCTTGATTACTGTCTATTCGTGTAgaggggtgtgtgtgtgtgtgtgtgtgtgtgtattaaagagttattttaaaaaagaataagagaaaaaggaGCTCAAGGTACAAGGGGAAGAGCAGAAGACTAATATATAGATTTGAGAAGAAATTAAAACTGAAATATACTTACCTCGGAAGAAAAGGAGCAGAACAAAGAAGATTGATCTTTTTCGATTGAAAGAACAAAGATGCACTTCAACAAGATTGCTCTTTTTCACTCGGAAGTTCGGAAGCTAACGGAGTGTTCAAAAAATATAAGGAAAAGAGAGAAAACCAGATCTTACTCCGGCCGAAACATAGACGGAACCAAAAGCAGTTTTCATACACTTGTAATGATATTTGAAAACCCGACTAAACCTATCTAACCGAATGTCACCGAATCGATTTTTAGATttcatataaaaaaattataatttttatataaatttataatcGTATCGATAATTAtagtaaattttttattttataaaaattagtTTTAGtatacgcgcgttgcgcgtgctCCCCATCtcaataaataattttttgtaaaaaaattacatatatttttttaaaattgtattTGAGGTATAAAATAAAGTGTAAGGTTATAAAATTGATGAAATCCGGTCACAAACTCAATAAAGGAAAAACTTTATTCATAAAAGTCTTTTGTCATTCACCTTAAATGATGTCCCATTTATAATTTTATCAGTTCAATTTCACAAGTTCTTGTGCTTCTTTTTTAGTTTCTTAAAAACTACATAGGCCTTAATGATTTTAGATTTTTctggattttttttaaaattatattctcAAGCTCATTGAAGGTATAGACTTCTATTACGATTCTTTAAAGATTCGtcaaataacataaactaaaaattTGAGTCTTATGTTTTCTCATTTATCTCCCTTCAAAGGTTTTAATATTATTCATTTACATAGATTTTAGCTgttgaaataaaaagaaaaaaaaaactataatttcataACTTTGTTGAAACGTGCATCGACAAAGAAATCATTactaaaacatgaaaattaaatAGGACGAACAAGTTACTACGAAAAGTTATTGAATTCATTAAGTGTGTATACATACATATTAAGTTagacatttttttttatatattattcattttaaagtcttaaatatttgaactttttacatagttcaaataagaaataatttagtaagtaaaattttaattattttaaactcctaaatattagtaaaatatttatattatatttttattcaatATGAAATTTACTCTTCAAGGTAAAAAATTCAATCAATATTTCGTATAGAGATTACGTGCTTGTATAACATTGATTTAGGCTTGTATGATTAAATATGgtatcaaaataatttttttgggtGCCTAATCGAATtggattaattattttgtatgacTGAAAGGAgaattttacaaaaaaatatttaattatttttcattgAAATAATTTTAGTTTAGATGTTAttgtattaaataattttaatttaatatACAATTTTATGGCCCAGAAATCATTCAAGTCGCCGTATTAGTTCTTATCTTGATTCTATAAGATTGCACAAAGAAGTTATTTTAGATTAGTACAAATTATAAAAGGTAAaagatttattaattttaaattcctaaatattaggaattcttacctagtttgataaggaaagatttaatatgcaaaattttagttgattttattaagtcctaaatattagaaaaataatttaaattacaaGTTTGTCCGTTATAAAGGTTGttattaaaggataaaaaaggcaaacaacatttcgctaagggccttcgtgcttttaatataactatataaaccgaaaaaataccaaaccgtaccgaataaattttacatatgaaaaatatatttatatagtaagtttaaaaataataatgcattaaattGTTCTTTGTGCCTTGGAATAATGAAAACTGTTATAGGCCAACAAATAATTAAACTTaaaatactaattcctaaaacttattatgctacttctacttaaactaagttattttAAATATCTTAGCAAGATACAAaatattctagcgattatgaatagtaaactacaatgtattgaatatgtttcctttcatataatttagatttatctttttgaatatttaatcttctatagactttattcttgagtcctagcttggttaatatcttttcactcgtgtgatttatattttatttacctttgcttggtttcttttacgctattgtagaatagttgatggatctatactctaaccatcttttttttttttttaattcatcaccctttaaatattaaaaatgtctagagagttttggTACGTACTATAAAAGAacatatgttattgcattctacttctactggtgaattttatatggtatttagaaaaataccgaaaattaaccgaaccgtaccgataccgaagaaaaaccgacatgattgggacggtttcgaaaagtctaattttgattatacataataaaataatcgaaaaattggtatggtactaattttataaaataaccggccgaaccgaacTATTGACACCCCTACACATAGGGGTCTCATGGTTCTTATGGGCTAGGTCCAACTAGTTGCTCCAGGACCCCACTTCCACGTTGGATCGAGATTTCGCGGTCAAAATTTCTTTTTGACCCGCCTTTTTTCCTTGTTTAAAACTCAAATCTATAATTCAAAATAGGGATTTTTTTTTCGTATCACTACAAAGCAGTGTCTGGGGCTGTGTCTGGGGCGGGCATTATCAAAACGTCTTGTGACTCACACGTTGGGCTTAGTTATGTGATGCTTATGCCTCAAGTACGCCCTAAACACGTCTAACACCTAACACTCGGGGCACGTCCAAAAGTTATTACTCAAATCATGTGTCAAATTTCCTAATTAGCATTGTGAACactcaaaattctttaacaaataaaaaattaaattttattcATCTATAAGATTAAGAGTAACTCAAATACGAGTTATAatattgcatatttactaatTGAGAACACTGTGGAGGTGTTCGGAGGCTAGCGATATTCAGGTAGCGtatattagggtgattaaggatatgtatgatggtgctaagactcgggtgaggactgtGAGAGGTGAATCAGAGCATTTTCTTGTTGTGATGGGGCTGCACCAGGGATCGGCTCTTAGCCCCTTTTTATTTGCCTTGGTGATGGATGTATTGTCGcgacacatccaaggggaggtgccttggTGCATGATATTTATCGATGGTATAGTGTTGATTGAAGAGACACGCAATGAAGTTAACgcgaggttggaggtttggagacagactttggagtctaaaggtttcaagttgagcggAACCAAAACGGAATACTTGGAGTGAAAATTCAGTGATGGGATCCATGAAACAGACGTAGAGGTAAAGCTTGATGCTCAAGTTATCCCCAAGAGAGCTAGTTTTAAGTATTTCGGGTTCATTATCCAAGGTAATGGTGAGATTGACGAAGATGTCTCACATCGCATcggagcgggatggatgaaatggaggctgcttccggtgttttatgtgataagaatgtgccgccaAGTCTTAAGGGTAAATTTTATAGAGTGATGGTTTGACCGACTATGCTGTATGGGGTTGagtattggccagtcaagaactcccacgTGCAGAAGATGAAAGTAACAAATATGAGGATATTGAGATGGATGCATGGGTGTACCAGGAGAGATAAAATTAAGAATGAAGCTATCGGGGACAGAATGGGAGTAGCCTCtatggaggacaagatgcgggagtcaaggctgagatggttcggacatgttaagaggagaagtatCGATGCTCAGGAGATGTGATAGGTTGTCCATGCGAGTTTGAGAAGAGATCGAGTTAGGGttgaaggttagtaggtagtttcTTAGTTGGTCACCGATAGTCTTAGTAGCATGCATGTCCCttcatattcttagatttttGTTGGCCCCAGGTATTGTATTCCGTGTTACtattatttggtactacttatcctttatctctctctttttcttctctcttccttTCTTGTTTTTCCCATCCTTCTCTTTCTCCTTTTTCCTTCtcatcctttttcttcttttttttttcttctttttctcaccCTTTCCGAGccaagggtctattggaaacaacatcTCTACCTTCTTTGTATAtagactaccctccccaaacctcacCTGTTGGGAACATACTagacttgttgttgttgttaataacTGATAACACTTTGAGGATAAATATATTTTGGATATTCTTCTAAAATAAACCAAaatttatatcttcacttgttGACAACCTTCATGTCTCAGTTCTATGCCTCTCAAAATTATCAAAGAGCATGTTTGGAAAGCCACAAGCGAATTAGATTTGGGTGTAATTAGATGTAATTACACACTTTGGCATGTTTGTTTGACCAAgtaattgatggtaggctagaatcaCGTGTTTAATCATAGTTTGCACcctaattactgcattttacttgtgtttgagcttaaatgctagtgtattgcacttattatgtgtttttatgccttgtaggaagtGATTTCGAGTTAACAAGATATTCGGGAGCTAAATGAaataagttggagctttgaagtctgagtaaaatcccaagggattaaACCGGGATCGCATTCGGGGGTCGGGAGCCccgtctggatgtcaaaaatcgAAGAAAAACACTTCAAAAATGTACTGTCACATGGAGCGGTGTGACAGTACATTTTGATGTTGTCTGTCAGAACTTGCTCTTTGAACTTCCCCACTAGCGCCCCACATGGGGAGGCGCAATGCGCGGCGCGCCTATGCAATTTTCTTAGAGTATTTGTCCTGTTTTGACTTGGAAAAGGTAATTTCGCCTGGGCCCACTCCTAcagggtataaatacaccaaaacgacatatttgaagggacttttgaccttcgaagctttgggagagcattggaggcgaGAAGACACGGGATTCCATCATCTTCCCATCAATTCAATACGAGAGTTTGGATTGTAAAGTTAGATTAATGCTTTCTTATTCTTCAATTATAATTGTGATGActtctccatgattatggagtagtttaccttagagTTTGACGAATATGGTGTGttgataaatatttgtggattttaactctagttcatGCTTGAATTCGTTTCTGGAGTTTTGAATTGTTGCAACTTTGTTCatcagtttatttaatcgaaagaggaatatcttggtgattatctttgcattattttgaatgatttaattcattgattctcTTAAGCAATcggaagagcttgttgaattgttgattaaatcaaatTAGGAGAATATACGAGACACGTTTTCCTAAGGACCAATCCATTAACACATGCTTGCATACTTCACAGTGCTTGTATTAGTTCTTCTCATAGacttaagatttaatcgagagaggagtcttgactacacgtttgaactaattATCGAGTGAATTCATGAAAATCATTAAAATATTGGAGTGAATTAAACTAGAGGTAAGTCCtaaatagctatcttgcacctatcctgtcaaaCCTTTATCCCTTACATTGATAAGAAACCACTCTGCGAATCCCCAATTCCTTGCTGTCAATTGTCAATTGCGTTATTTTAGTAGTTAAACTTAGTCATAATCATTTAACTCAAATGTTGATCCTCTTGAACAACGATTAAACCAGGAATTacttgaacattatttaaatccaatccctgtggagacggtcattaaactatactatctttgactagtgagtatcaatatcgtgttgtgttttgcgctcgtcaaattttggcgtcgttgcgggggtttggcaatcaatagtgttcaaattagtttttggtgctaattcaggaatttatttaattctattctattttccttttttattctTTATGGGTTCCTCTTTCGTGTGCAGGCAACATATCGACGTctctggtgtatgactcgatATTCTTcaaaggaattgattccatataaTCCAGAGGTAGAAAAGAGTCTACGACAGTTAAGGAAAGAGAAAGAACTCACCGGAAATTTCTTGGGGCAAACTTCAACCCAAGAACATATGGCTAATAACGGTGAAGATGAGGTAAATTTATCTACAAGAGAAGTAGCACATCACAGAGAAGAAGCTACAAGGATAGCAACTGAGGCAGCCCGTAGAGCTGGTGATGAGACCATCAACGATGATGGGAGTCGAAGATTCGATCTGAATCGAACCTTGATTGAAGGTCAGTTCGAAAATGCGGCACCCAAGCCTGGTCGAGCATTGGGTGATTATGCCAGACCATTCTACAATCAGGGACTGTCCAGTGTCAGGCCTCCACTAGTAGCAGCGaacaatttcgagttgaagcaaggcttACTTCAAACTATCCAGAACAACCGTGTCTTCAAAGGAAAGGTGAATGAAGATCCGAACACTCACTTGATGGATTTTGAGGAAATCATGAATACCTTCCAGTACAATGGAGTGTCAAAAGATGCAgtatacttaagggcattccccttttaaCTGAAGGATAACGCGAAGCACTGGCTTCGTAGCTTACCAACAGGGTCTATTAggacatgggaagatatgacTAGAATGTTTCTTGACAAATACTTCTCAGCTGCAAAAATAATGAAGTTCAAAAGGGAAATTCACAACTTCTGCCAG
This sequence is a window from Nicotiana tomentosiformis chromosome 5, ASM39032v3, whole genome shotgun sequence. Protein-coding genes within it:
- the LOC104089887 gene encoding F-box/LRR-repeat protein At3g26922-like, whose amino-acid sequence is MAKRLQLSNNFALKKCSRRACIAKDRISQLPDDILVHILSFLSVKEAADTSVLSKRWLPLWRFVPRLDFDATKQLDEVAVDQKLQKRYMKKYVRWVNRTLRMCKAQRLDQFRVRFDLNELAQHEIDKWLEFAFARQVQRLELDLLEGGERIQASDYCYTFPAQLLGLNHYAGQPQSNNVHKLPPLWHNFKSVKVLLFKSVHVTGEVLEFFLHNCPFVEEMVVHGSETLVNLEVVGPSLKLKHLEIWFCLDLKSLKICDTNIVTLRTSSAHKLLLSNVPMLIEVDVGGHPFQHILDTIAPWGSCILSQLEVLKIHAYGGLEYLEHYKFPELTKLKKFVVEVLAKEDMSVLGCTHVIGAAPQLKEFELKLLWVLPLRSERECRKAVRCPLHHLKVLRLSGYYGRTSEVELVRYFLENAMLLEKIIVDPCSQNVHRHRVAPDEIARNFAKLQLEGEVPPHIQLLIL